The sequence below is a genomic window from Sneathiella marina.
CACCTTTCAGCATCCAGATATTGCTGAGGCCATTTTGTGATTTAGAAATCTCGCCTTGATTGAAGGAGTTAATAGTGTAGGGAAGCGAAAGCCAAATGCCGAGAATTGAATAAGGTAGAAGAAATGCGATAACCCCGCAAAACTCTATCCAGTATTTCTTGCTGTCGGACAGGGTTTCTCTCAGGAGGTCTATTCGAACATGGGCCTGACGGATGTAACCGTAGCCAATAACGAGGACAATTAGGTAGGAATGAAACCAATATTCCGACTCTTGGATCATTGTAGAATTGAGGCCAAATGGTTTTGGGACACCGAAATATCTCGCGACCACGTCATAGCAAACAACAACGACTAGAATCACTCCAGCCCAGCCACCGAATTTTGCAACGGTTCCCAAAAACCTGTCAAGCAAACGGCTGAAGCCTAATAAAGTCTCCATAATCATCCCTCCCAGAATGTTTTAAGCAAGATACCACCAGTATTTTATTTGATCTGCAAGTAGTTTCGGCTGGTTTTGGTATCTTCTACTGTCACAATAACTCCCTAGTTAAAAATGCCCGCCGGAAAAGTATCGGCGGGCATCATTAGATAGATCAATCTAGGAAACCTTTATTTGAGGTATCCCAGGTCTTTCCATTGAGCGTAACCTTTGCGGAATTCTGTCAGATTTCCGTAGACATTTGCGAAATCCGGGTTTGCAGCTACTTCTTCAGCTGCGACTTCATCCCAGGCGCCGGAGAATGCGGCAAGCATTTCCGGAGACCATTGATGAATTGTCACACCGGCTGCGGCCATTTCTGCAAGAGCCTTACCCTGAATCGCTTCACCTTCCGCCAGTTGTACGGCAACATTGGCTTTACAAGCGGTGGAGATAATTGCCCGCTGTTGATCGGTCATACCATCCCATGTCTTCTTGTTGACGAGCAATTCCTGAATTGTGGACTGCTGATGCCATCCTGGGAAATAGTAATGCTTGGCAATATTATAAAAGCCAAGATTTTGGTCGATGGCAGGCATTGAAAATTCTGTCGCATCGATCGTACCGCGTTCCAGAGCCGGATAGATATCACCACCTGCAAGAAGCTGCGTATCTACACCCAGTTTCTGCATGGCCTTTGCACCCAGACCGAAGAAACGCATTTTCAGGCCTTGAAGGTCTTCAGGAGAGTTGATCTCTTTACGGAACCAGCCAGACGCTTCCGGCGCGATCACGCCACAAACCAAGGATTGAATGCCATACGGATTGTACAGGTCATTCATCATTTTCTCTCCGCCGCCATACCACATCCAGGCGATGTATTCACCAGCGGCTGGGCCGAAAGGAACGGCCGCGAACAGGTTGAAGGCAGAGTTCTTGCTTCCCCAATAGCCAGCGACTGACCAACCTGCATCAACGGAGCCATTGGCAACTGCGTCAAAGATTTCAAGCGGCGGGACAAGGGCTTTTGGTTCGAAGAATTTTACTTCGATATCACCGCCGGAAATTTCATTGACAGTATCCTGGAAACGGACACCTGCTTGGCCCAGTTGGACCAGACTGCCAGGAAACGTCGATGGCATGTTGAGTTTAACTTTATCCGCGGATGCCGGTGTACCAACACCAACAATGGACGCGCTCAGCAGGGCTGCTGCCAATAATTTTTTCATAATTCCTCCCAATATTTCGGAAAATAAATCCGTACTTGCTTTTTTAGCACGCAACAACGTATACGTAAAAAAAGGCACTGTCAATAATCCGAAAATCCCAATTTTCTAATAAATCGGATTTTGGCAAACGGCACAAATACTGGACGAATGAACGATGGGTACATTAAGCAATAGTTTCAAAATAGCGGTATTTGAAGGCGATGGAATCGGACCGGAGATTACAAAGCCAACACTGGAAATCTTAAAATCGGCTTCGTCTAACTACGAGGGGTTTTCACTGGATTTCGAGTTTTTGCCTGCTGGGGCGGGACATTATCGGGATACAGGGTCGGCTTTACCAAAAGAATCCATGGATCGTGCAAGAGCGGCTGATGCAATCTTGCTTTCGGCGATTGGATTACCCGACGTACGATACAAAGACGGGACCGAGATCCGGCCTCAGGTCGATTTGAGATTTAACCTCGATCTTTATGCTGGTGTGCGTCCTGTCAAGATATACCCGGGGGCAAAATGTCCGCTTTCCGATCCACGCGCCAAAGACATTGATTTTGTCCTTGTTCGTGAATCAACAGAAGGCTTGTTCGCCCATATGCATGACGGAAAAGTCGTTGATGATCAATATGCTACAGAAACTTTGAAGATTACACGTTCTACCAGCGAGAAGCTTTTTGATTTCTCTTTTTCTCTTGCCCGGCAAAGAGCGGCGGAGAAGGGGCGGCCTGGGAAAGTGACCTGTGTCGACAAAGCGAATATATTCCGGTCTTTTTGGTTTTTTAGGTCGATTTTTGAAGAGCGTGCAAAGTCGTTTCCAGATGTTATCTCGGATGCCGCGTATGTTGATGCGATGGCCATGTGGATGGTACAAAAGCCTTGGGATT
It includes:
- a CDS encoding TRAP transporter small permease subunit, which produces METLLGFSRLLDRFLGTVAKFGGWAGVILVVVVCYDVVARYFGVPKPFGLNSTMIQESEYWFHSYLIVLVIGYGYIRQAHVRIDLLRETLSDSKKYWIEFCGVIAFLLPYSILGIWLSLPYTINSFNQGEISKSQNGLSNIWMLKGGLVILFILLLLAAISQLIKSYAGIRGQLPQEMKQMTIGGDH
- a CDS encoding TRAP transporter substrate-binding protein, translated to MKKLLAAALLSASIVGVGTPASADKVKLNMPSTFPGSLVQLGQAGVRFQDTVNEISGGDIEVKFFEPKALVPPLEIFDAVANGSVDAGWSVAGYWGSKNSAFNLFAAVPFGPAAGEYIAWMWYGGGEKMMNDLYNPYGIQSLVCGVIAPEASGWFRKEINSPEDLQGLKMRFFGLGAKAMQKLGVDTQLLAGGDIYPALERGTIDATEFSMPAIDQNLGFYNIAKHYYFPGWHQQSTIQELLVNKKTWDGMTDQQRAIISTACKANVAVQLAEGEAIQGKALAEMAAAGVTIHQWSPEMLAAFSGAWDEVAAEEVAANPDFANVYGNLTEFRKGYAQWKDLGYLK
- a CDS encoding isocitrate/isopropylmalate dehydrogenase family protein encodes the protein MGTLSNSFKIAVFEGDGIGPEITKPTLEILKSASSNYEGFSLDFEFLPAGAGHYRDTGSALPKESMDRARAADAILLSAIGLPDVRYKDGTEIRPQVDLRFNLDLYAGVRPVKIYPGAKCPLSDPRAKDIDFVLVRESTEGLFAHMHDGKVVDDQYATETLKITRSTSEKLFDFSFSLARQRAAEKGRPGKVTCVDKANIFRSFWFFRSIFEERAKSFPDVISDAAYVDAMAMWMVQKPWDFDILVTENMFGDILSDLGAGIMGSLGIAPSADIGDDHAVFQPCHGSAPDIAGQGVANPLAMILSAGMMMTWLGHQHGVPQLIECGQGIDDAVTRVLANERGLTRDLGGQLGTEECALAVLEALPSNGSDGNPEAS